In a genomic window of Hymenobacter chitinivorans DSM 11115:
- the gltB gene encoding glutamate synthase large subunit, producing the protein MKPDTSAQGLYRPEFEHDACGTGFITFLNGQKSHQIIDDALTMLENMEHRGACGCDSDSGDGAGILLQLPHWFFLEECTALSIRLPEPGSYGVGMLFLPKKHSTKEACRQLIHEAAARLGMPVLGFRPVPVNPAGIGPTALAAEPDMEQVFFGRPAGIATADDFERKLYVLRRYISKLVLEANLKAGGDFYFTSLSCKTIVYKGQLTTYQVRGYFPDLTDARVTSAFGMVHSRFSTNTFPSWKLAQPFRLLAHNGEINTLRGNLNWFYAGMRSYVSPYFSSEEMDMLLPVIDEGQSDSACLDNIVEILLHSGRSLPHVMMMLVPEAWDGNTQMDPWKKAFYEFHATFMAPWDGPAALIFTDGQKIGAMLDRNGLRPLRYVVTDDGRVMVASEAGVLGIPESTVIQKGRLQPGKMLLIDTVAGQIITDQGIKAQAAAQQPYGQWLTDYQIRLEELPEPRQVFTDLAADSVFKYHQVFGYTREDIDTIITPMALEGKEPIGSMGVDVPLAILSDQPQHLSSYFKQFFAQVTNPPIDPIRERLVMSLATFIGNNGNILDEDKMHCHCVALRQPILTNHELEKLRSIDTGMFNAKTLLSYFKADGKPGSLQDGLSRLCRYAEDAVKDGFEVLILSDRGLDSKHAPIPSLLAVSAVHHHLIRKGHRGSVGLVVEAGDIWEVHHFACLLSFGATAINPYLALATIQTTQQGGGFNTSQDAGQLVKNYVKAVCDGLLKIFSKMGISTLQSYHGAQVFEILGLNQAVVDHYFTGAVTRIGGLGLDEIARETLYKHFQGFKSSTPEEQQLLPDGGVYQWRRRGEAHMFNPETVHLLQLATRTGNYETYQRYAKLVNEQPERMFTLRGLLDFARHRPSISIDEVEPAESIMKRFATGAMSFGSISHEAHSTLAIAMNRIGGKSNTGEGGEDPMRYEKLPNGDSMRSAIKQIASARFGVTAHYLTNADELQIKMAQGAKPGEGGQLPGHKVDAWIAKTRHATPGVGLISPPPHHDIYSIEDLAQLIFDLKNANRAARINVKLVSKAGVGTIAAGVAKAHADVILIAGYDGGTGASPISSIKHAGLPWELGLAEAHQTLLRNQLRSRVVLQADGQMKTGRDLAVAALLGAEEWGVATAALVAGGCVMMRKCHLNTCPVGVATQDPELRKLFSGQPEHIVNLFRFLAEELREIMAELGFRTIHEMVGRTQFLKVREGISHWKARHLDLSGVLQPAANPSGGTLYHSEAQDHGLDNILDWQLLHHAAPALEERIPVFAEFPVRNTDRTIGTLLSNEIAKRYHAAGLPENTVNYRFQGSAGQSFGAFSVKGLSFALEGEANDYVGKGLSGAQLAIFPAADGKFVPEHNIIIGNVALYGATSGELFVRGQAGERFAVRNSGATAVVEGVGDHGCEYMTGGRALILGRTGRNFAAGMSGGIAWVYDPDGTFPDNCNQEMVELDPLDADDEAQIQALLRKHQQLTGSQLAGYLLGNWGEEAGRFVKVFPSEYKKVLQQAQYATAR; encoded by the coding sequence ATGAAACCCGATACCAGCGCGCAGGGTCTGTACCGCCCCGAATTTGAGCACGATGCCTGCGGCACCGGCTTTATTACCTTTCTCAACGGGCAGAAGTCGCACCAGATTATCGACGATGCCCTGACCATGCTGGAAAACATGGAGCACCGCGGGGCCTGCGGCTGCGACTCTGATTCCGGCGACGGGGCCGGCATCTTGCTGCAGCTCCCCCACTGGTTTTTCCTGGAAGAATGCACGGCCCTAAGCATTCGGCTGCCCGAGCCCGGCAGCTACGGCGTGGGCATGCTGTTTCTGCCCAAAAAGCACTCCACCAAGGAAGCCTGCCGTCAACTGATTCACGAGGCCGCCGCCCGGCTGGGCATGCCCGTGCTGGGCTTCCGGCCGGTGCCGGTGAATCCCGCCGGCATTGGGCCCACGGCCCTGGCCGCCGAGCCCGACATGGAGCAGGTGTTCTTTGGCCGGCCCGCCGGCATTGCTACCGCCGATGATTTTGAGCGGAAGCTCTACGTGCTGCGGCGCTACATCAGCAAGCTGGTGCTGGAAGCCAACCTCAAGGCCGGCGGCGACTTTTACTTCACGTCCCTGTCGTGTAAAACCATCGTGTACAAGGGCCAGCTCACGACCTACCAGGTGCGCGGCTACTTCCCCGACTTGACCGATGCGCGGGTCACTTCGGCCTTTGGCATGGTCCATTCGCGCTTTTCGACCAACACGTTTCCCTCGTGGAAGCTGGCCCAGCCCTTCCGGTTGCTGGCTCATAATGGCGAAATCAACACGCTGCGGGGCAATCTGAACTGGTTTTACGCCGGCATGCGCAGCTACGTGTCGCCGTACTTCTCCAGTGAGGAAATGGACATGCTGCTGCCCGTTATCGACGAAGGGCAGTCGGACTCGGCCTGCCTGGATAATATCGTGGAAATCCTGCTGCACTCGGGCCGCTCCTTGCCCCACGTGATGATGATGCTGGTGCCCGAAGCCTGGGATGGCAACACCCAGATGGACCCGTGGAAAAAGGCCTTTTATGAGTTTCACGCCACGTTTATGGCTCCCTGGGACGGTCCGGCGGCGCTGATTTTCACCGACGGGCAGAAAATCGGGGCCATGCTGGACCGGAACGGACTGCGGCCGTTGCGCTACGTGGTAACGGACGACGGCCGGGTGATGGTGGCTTCCGAAGCTGGTGTGCTGGGCATTCCCGAGTCGACCGTCATTCAGAAAGGCCGGTTGCAGCCGGGCAAGATGCTGCTCATCGACACCGTGGCCGGCCAGATTATCACCGACCAGGGCATCAAGGCCCAGGCGGCGGCCCAGCAGCCCTACGGCCAGTGGCTCACCGACTACCAGATTCGGCTGGAAGAGCTGCCTGAGCCCCGGCAGGTGTTTACCGACTTGGCCGCTGACTCGGTGTTCAAATACCACCAGGTATTCGGCTACACCCGGGAGGACATCGACACGATTATCACGCCCATGGCCCTGGAGGGCAAGGAACCCATCGGCTCGATGGGCGTGGACGTGCCCCTGGCTATCCTCTCCGACCAACCCCAGCATTTGAGCAGCTATTTCAAGCAGTTCTTTGCCCAGGTCACCAACCCGCCGATTGACCCGATTCGGGAGCGGCTGGTGATGAGTCTGGCCACGTTTATTGGCAACAACGGCAACATCCTCGACGAGGATAAGATGCACTGCCACTGCGTGGCGCTGCGCCAGCCCATTCTGACCAACCACGAGCTGGAAAAGCTGCGCAGCATCGATACGGGCATGTTCAATGCCAAAACGCTGCTTTCCTACTTCAAGGCCGACGGTAAGCCTGGCTCCTTGCAGGACGGCCTCTCGCGGCTGTGCCGCTACGCCGAGGACGCGGTGAAGGACGGCTTCGAGGTGCTGATTCTCTCGGACCGCGGCCTGGATTCCAAGCACGCCCCGATTCCGTCGCTCTTGGCCGTGTCGGCGGTGCACCACCATTTGATTCGCAAGGGCCACCGGGGCTCGGTGGGCTTGGTGGTCGAGGCCGGGGATATTTGGGAAGTGCACCACTTTGCCTGCCTGCTCTCTTTCGGGGCCACGGCCATCAACCCGTACTTGGCCCTGGCCACGATTCAGACCACGCAGCAGGGCGGCGGCTTCAACACCAGTCAGGACGCCGGGCAACTGGTGAAAAACTACGTGAAGGCCGTGTGCGACGGGCTGCTGAAGATCTTTTCCAAGATGGGCATCAGCACGCTGCAGAGCTACCACGGGGCCCAGGTATTCGAGATTCTGGGGCTGAATCAGGCAGTGGTGGACCACTACTTCACCGGCGCCGTGACCCGCATCGGCGGGCTGGGGCTGGATGAAATTGCCCGTGAAACCCTCTACAAGCACTTTCAGGGCTTCAAGAGCAGCACGCCCGAGGAGCAGCAGCTCTTGCCCGACGGCGGCGTGTACCAGTGGCGGCGCCGGGGTGAGGCTCACATGTTCAACCCCGAAACGGTGCATTTGCTGCAGCTGGCGACGCGCACCGGCAACTACGAAACCTACCAGCGCTACGCCAAGCTGGTCAATGAGCAGCCGGAGCGGATGTTTACGCTGCGCGGCCTGCTGGATTTCGCCCGCCACCGGCCTTCTATTTCGATTGACGAAGTGGAGCCGGCCGAAAGCATCATGAAGCGGTTTGCCACTGGGGCTATGTCGTTTGGTTCGATTTCGCACGAAGCCCACAGCACCCTGGCCATTGCCATGAACCGCATCGGCGGCAAAAGCAACACCGGCGAAGGCGGCGAGGACCCGATGCGCTACGAAAAGCTGCCCAACGGCGACTCTATGCGCTCGGCCATCAAGCAGATTGCTTCGGCCCGCTTCGGCGTCACGGCTCACTATCTGACCAACGCCGACGAGCTGCAGATCAAGATGGCCCAGGGCGCCAAACCGGGGGAAGGCGGGCAGCTGCCGGGCCACAAGGTGGACGCCTGGATTGCCAAAACCCGGCACGCCACGCCCGGCGTGGGCCTTATTTCGCCCCCACCCCACCACGACATCTACTCCATTGAGGACCTGGCCCAGCTTATCTTCGATTTGAAAAACGCCAACCGCGCGGCCCGCATCAACGTGAAGCTGGTGAGCAAGGCCGGCGTGGGCACCATTGCGGCGGGCGTGGCCAAGGCTCATGCCGACGTAATTCTGATTGCCGGCTACGACGGCGGCACCGGCGCTTCGCCCATCAGTTCCATCAAGCACGCTGGTCTGCCCTGGGAGCTGGGTTTGGCCGAAGCCCACCAGACCTTGCTGCGCAATCAGCTCCGCAGCCGGGTGGTGCTGCAAGCCGACGGGCAGATGAAAACCGGCCGGGACCTGGCCGTGGCGGCCTTGCTGGGCGCCGAGGAATGGGGCGTGGCCACGGCCGCGCTGGTAGCCGGCGGCTGCGTGATGATGCGCAAGTGCCACCTCAACACCTGCCCTGTGGGCGTGGCTACCCAAGACCCGGAGCTGCGCAAGCTTTTCAGCGGGCAGCCCGAGCACATTGTGAATCTGTTCCGCTTCCTGGCCGAGGAGTTGCGCGAAATCATGGCTGAGCTGGGCTTCCGCACCATCCACGAAATGGTGGGCCGCACCCAGTTTCTGAAAGTGCGCGAGGGAATTTCGCACTGGAAAGCCCGCCACCTCGATTTATCGGGCGTGCTCCAACCGGCTGCTAACCCCTCGGGCGGCACGCTCTACCACAGTGAAGCCCAGGACCACGGCCTGGACAATATTCTCGACTGGCAGCTGCTGCACCACGCCGCCCCGGCCCTGGAGGAGCGGATTCCGGTGTTTGCCGAGTTTCCGGTCCGCAACACCGACCGGACCATCGGCACGCTGCTTTCCAACGAAATTGCCAAGCGCTACCACGCCGCCGGCCTGCCCGAGAATACCGTCAACTACCGGTTCCAGGGCTCGGCGGGGCAAAGCTTCGGGGCCTTCAGCGTCAAGGGCTTGTCGTTTGCGCTGGAAGGCGAGGCCAATGACTACGTGGGCAAGGGCCTTTCCGGGGCCCAGCTGGCCATTTTCCCGGCCGCCGACGGCAAGTTTGTGCCCGAGCACAACATCATCATCGGCAACGTGGCCCTCTACGGCGCTACTTCCGGCGAGCTGTTCGTGCGCGGACAGGCCGGGGAGCGGTTTGCGGTGCGCAATTCCGGGGCCACGGCCGTGGTGGAGGGCGTCGGGGACCATGGCTGCGAGTACATGACCGGCGGCCGGGCCCTGATTCTGGGCCGCACGGGCCGCAACTTCGCCGCCGGCATGAGCGGGGGCATTGCCTGGGTCTACGACCCCGACGGCACGTTTCCCGACAACTGCAACCAGGAAATGGTGGAACTCGACCCGCTCGACGCCGACGACGAAGCCCAGATTCAGGCCCTGCTGCGCAAGCACCAGCAGCTCACCGGCAGTCAGCTGGCGGGCTACCTGCTGGGCAACTGGGGCGAGGAAGCCGGCCGCTTCGTGAAAGTTTTTCCTTCCGAATACAAAAAAGTACTGCAGCAGGCCCAGTACGCCACGGCCCGCTAG
- a CDS encoding 2Fe-2S iron-sulfur cluster-binding protein, with product MTDEVRIYVEEAPGQRREVVAPTDMALSVMEVLKASGYDIQATCGGMALCGTCHVEVLAGPALDEPGDDELAMLESLPVMTQGSRLSCQIRITNRLDGLVVRLMPQGT from the coding sequence ATGACCGACGAAGTACGCATATATGTAGAGGAAGCGCCCGGGCAGCGGCGCGAAGTAGTGGCCCCCACCGACATGGCCCTGAGCGTGATGGAAGTGCTCAAGGCCAGCGGCTACGATATTCAGGCCACTTGCGGCGGCATGGCCCTGTGCGGCACCTGCCACGTAGAAGTGCTGGCCGGTCCCGCCCTCGATGAGCCCGGCGACGACGAGCTGGCCATGCTCGAAAGCCTGCCCGTGATGACCCAGGGCAGCCGCCTTTCCTGCCAGATTCGCATCACCAACCGCCTCGACGGCCTGGTAGTGCGCCTTATGCCCCAGGGCACCTAG
- a CDS encoding NAD(P)/FAD-dependent oxidoreductase, producing the protein MTNSISTDICIIGAGPVGLFAVFEAGLLKLRCHVVDALPQVGGQLSEIYPKKPIYDIPGFPDILAGDLVQNLMRQIEPFHPTFTLGERVERLAKLEDGTFQLFTTDGTEIFCKAIAIAGGLGSFEPRKPAVESLETYEGGRGVYYMVRDPETFRDRRIVIAGGGDSALDWTIFLADVAKEVTLVHRGTTFRGAADSAEKVQKLHEAGRARLVLSSNVTHVHGQDSLEAVTITANDGTAETLPVDAFIPLFGLTPKLGPIGDWGLELEDDAVKVNTLDYSTSVPGIFAIGDINTYPGKLKLILCGFHEAALMAQGAYKYMFPDKRYVLKYTTVNGVPTL; encoded by the coding sequence ATGACCAATTCCATTTCTACCGATATCTGCATTATCGGGGCGGGCCCAGTGGGCTTATTTGCGGTGTTCGAAGCGGGCTTGCTCAAGCTACGCTGCCACGTGGTAGATGCCCTGCCCCAGGTGGGTGGGCAGCTTTCCGAAATTTACCCCAAGAAGCCGATTTACGACATTCCCGGCTTCCCCGACATCCTGGCCGGGGACTTGGTCCAGAACCTGATGCGGCAGATTGAGCCCTTCCACCCCACCTTCACGCTCGGCGAGCGGGTGGAGCGCCTGGCCAAGCTCGAAGACGGCACGTTCCAGCTCTTCACCACCGACGGTACCGAAATCTTCTGCAAAGCCATTGCCATTGCCGGTGGCCTGGGTTCGTTTGAGCCCCGCAAGCCCGCCGTGGAAAGCCTGGAAACCTACGAAGGCGGCCGCGGCGTGTACTACATGGTGCGCGACCCGGAAACCTTCCGCGACCGGCGCATCGTCATTGCCGGCGGCGGCGACTCGGCCCTCGACTGGACCATCTTCCTGGCCGACGTGGCCAAGGAAGTAACCCTGGTGCACCGCGGTACCACTTTCCGCGGCGCCGCCGACTCGGCCGAGAAGGTGCAGAAGCTGCACGAAGCCGGCCGGGCCCGCCTGGTCTTGTCGTCGAACGTGACCCACGTGCACGGGCAGGACAGCCTGGAAGCCGTGACCATCACGGCCAACGACGGCACCGCCGAAACGCTGCCCGTGGATGCCTTTATCCCGCTCTTCGGCCTCACGCCCAAGCTCGGCCCGATTGGCGACTGGGGCCTGGAGCTCGAAGACGACGCGGTGAAAGTCAACACCCTGGACTACTCGACCTCGGTGCCCGGCATCTTCGCCATCGGCGACATCAACACCTACCCCGGCAAGCTCAAGCTCATTCTCTGCGGCTTCCACGAGGCGGCCCTCATGGCCCAGGGTGCCTACAAGTACATGTTCCCCGACAAGCGCTACGTCCTCAAATACACCACCGTAAACGGGGTGCCCACGCTGTAG
- a CDS encoding glutamate synthase subunit beta, with product MGHVTGFKEFSRELPPKAAPQERVQHNNEFVGLYSEPQLHQQAARCMDCGIPFCHAGCPLGNIIPEFNDAVHQQDWHAAYQILSSTNNFPEFTGRICPAPCESACVLSIHSAPVAIEEIEKHIIEIAFSKGYVQPTAPVLKSGKTVAVVGSGPAGLAAAAQLTKAGHSVTVFERDDRPGGLLRYGIPDFKLDKWVIDRRIQLLQDDGVVFRCNTEIGKDLPAEELTRNFDAVVLAGGATVPRDLTIPGRELPGIHFAMDYLTQHNRRVSNLEVSGEALWAEGQDVVVIGSGDTGSDCVGTANRQRARSVTQFALMHQPGTERPAHTPWPQEPAIFRTSTSHEEGCQRYWGVNTKAFLADENGQLRALLVTDVTWETDVLGRRIRFTEIEGSAREIPCTLVLLALGFAAPQYEGLLQQLGVALDDRGNVRAAEGDFSTSRAGVFVAGDMRRGQSLVVWAISEGREVARRVDALLSGKTALPSKDAVGMFA from the coding sequence ATGGGACACGTTACCGGTTTCAAGGAATTTAGTCGGGAGCTGCCGCCCAAGGCCGCCCCCCAGGAGCGGGTGCAGCACAACAATGAGTTTGTGGGGCTCTACTCCGAGCCCCAGCTGCACCAGCAGGCCGCCCGCTGCATGGACTGCGGCATTCCGTTTTGCCACGCCGGCTGCCCGCTGGGCAATATCATCCCCGAATTCAACGACGCAGTGCATCAGCAGGACTGGCACGCGGCCTACCAGATTCTGTCCTCAACCAATAATTTCCCCGAATTCACCGGCCGCATCTGCCCCGCGCCCTGCGAGTCGGCCTGCGTGCTGAGCATTCATTCGGCCCCGGTGGCCATCGAGGAAATTGAGAAGCACATCATCGAAATTGCCTTCAGCAAGGGCTACGTGCAGCCCACGGCCCCGGTACTGAAGTCGGGCAAAACGGTGGCCGTGGTGGGCTCGGGCCCAGCCGGGCTGGCCGCGGCGGCCCAGCTCACCAAGGCCGGCCACAGCGTCACGGTCTTTGAGCGCGACGACCGGCCCGGCGGGCTGCTGCGCTACGGTATTCCCGATTTCAAGCTCGACAAATGGGTAATTGACCGCCGGATTCAGCTCTTGCAAGACGACGGCGTGGTGTTTCGCTGCAATACCGAAATCGGCAAAGACTTGCCCGCCGAGGAGCTGACCCGCAACTTCGACGCGGTGGTACTGGCCGGCGGGGCCACCGTCCCGCGCGACCTGACGATTCCGGGCCGGGAGTTACCGGGCATTCACTTCGCTATGGACTACCTCACCCAGCACAACCGCCGGGTGAGCAACCTGGAAGTAAGCGGCGAAGCCCTCTGGGCCGAGGGGCAGGACGTGGTGGTCATCGGCAGCGGCGACACGGGCTCCGACTGCGTGGGCACGGCCAACCGGCAGCGGGCCCGCTCCGTCACCCAGTTTGCCCTCATGCACCAACCCGGCACCGAGCGGCCCGCCCACACGCCCTGGCCCCAGGAGCCGGCCATTTTCCGGACCAGTACTTCCCACGAGGAAGGCTGCCAGCGCTACTGGGGCGTCAATACCAAGGCCTTTCTGGCCGACGAAAACGGGCAGCTGCGGGCTTTATTAGTCACCGACGTCACCTGGGAAACCGACGTGCTGGGTCGCCGCATCCGCTTCACCGAAATTGAGGGCTCGGCGCGGGAAATTCCCTGCACGCTGGTGCTGCTGGCCCTGGGCTTTGCCGCTCCGCAGTACGAAGGCCTGCTTCAGCAGCTAGGCGTGGCCCTCGACGACCGGGGCAACGTGCGGGCGGCCGAGGGCGACTTTTCAACCAGCCGGGCCGGGGTGTTCGTGGCCGGCGACATGCGCCGGGGCCAGTCGTTGGTGGTGTGGGCCATATCCGAAGGCCGGGAAGTGGCCCGCCGGGTGGATGCGCTGCTGAGTGGCAAAACGGCGCTGCCGAGCAAGGACGCAGTAGGAATGTTTGCCTAA
- a CDS encoding SulP family inorganic anion transporter yields MSSVAATPKTWDFSYFRSDLQGGLVSFLVAVPLCLGIALASGAPLFSGIIAGIVGGLVVGTLSRSAVSISGPEAGLILVVVSSLESLGSFRALQLALCVAGGLQLLMGVLRAGIISNFFPSSVIKGMLAAIGIILILKQLPHILGYDADAVESLALFSWNGGNLEGLLEHALREFNATALVIALVSLAVLIAWEQPFFKQNKVLSAVPAALVVIILGITLNTLAGLLSPAYLLGGTHLVQLPVPKSAGEFLNLFTLPDFSQLTNPKIYSAAFSIALVASLEALLAVEATDELDPLKRKTPTNHELKAQGVGNFVSGLMGGLPLTSVIVRSSVSINAGGRTKLAALVHGSLLVVSVVLFPGLLNLIPWAALAAILLVTGYKLARISIFRQHFQAGLTEFLPFIVTIGAILMTDLLIGIGVGAAVGLFFVLRETYKNAHFFQSYTVQGEEHLRISLGEHVSFLNKASIMTVLKDIPVNTTVEIDGTNSAYIDRDVLSAIENFRETARQRNIQLIFLRKGEDYAQNLAGQPHVSSKEADFEAYYKLFDNNRNWVAEKLRRNPRFFEAAAQQTPKFLFIGCSDNHVSVSEMTGTAPGEVFVHRNVANLVVSTDLNLAAVLDYAVNQLQIQHIIVCGHYGCRGVQTAMQNEDAGVVTSWLSTVREVMHQHNHELGALETEEERYRRLVELNVIEQVYNLQQSPTVQNATKPLHLHGWVYDIHGGVIRDLEVDVRRDFAEYDTIFRYQVAPDGLRRLAGNLHQAPSIYSVSTGAGPIIAIPPFDADAALGVP; encoded by the coding sequence ATGTCTAGTGTAGCTGCCACGCCCAAAACCTGGGACTTTTCCTACTTCAGAAGTGACCTGCAAGGCGGCCTGGTGTCGTTTTTGGTGGCCGTGCCGCTGTGTCTGGGCATAGCCCTGGCCTCGGGGGCACCGCTGTTTTCGGGTATTATTGCCGGTATCGTCGGGGGCCTGGTGGTGGGGACGCTAAGCCGCTCGGCGGTGAGCATTTCGGGGCCCGAGGCCGGCCTGATTCTGGTCGTGGTTAGCAGTCTGGAAAGCCTGGGCTCGTTTCGGGCGTTGCAGCTGGCCTTGTGCGTGGCCGGCGGCCTGCAGCTGCTCATGGGCGTGCTGCGGGCGGGCATTATCAGCAACTTCTTTCCCTCCTCCGTTATCAAGGGCATGCTGGCGGCCATCGGCATCATCCTGATTCTAAAGCAGCTGCCCCACATTTTGGGCTACGACGCCGACGCGGTAGAGTCGCTGGCCCTGTTTTCCTGGAACGGCGGCAATTTGGAAGGCCTGCTCGAACACGCCCTGCGCGAATTCAACGCCACGGCCCTGGTTATTGCCCTGGTGAGCCTGGCCGTGCTCATTGCCTGGGAACAGCCTTTTTTTAAGCAGAACAAGGTCCTGTCGGCGGTGCCGGCGGCCCTGGTCGTCATCATCCTCGGCATCACGCTCAACACCCTGGCCGGCCTGCTCAGCCCGGCCTACTTGCTGGGCGGCACCCACCTGGTGCAGCTGCCCGTGCCCAAAAGCGCCGGGGAATTCCTTAACCTGTTTACCCTGCCCGACTTCTCCCAGCTTACCAACCCCAAAATCTACTCCGCGGCCTTCTCCATTGCCCTGGTGGCCAGTCTGGAGGCGTTGCTGGCCGTGGAAGCCACCGACGAGCTGGACCCGCTCAAGCGCAAAACGCCCACCAACCACGAGCTGAAGGCCCAGGGTGTGGGCAACTTCGTCAGCGGCCTGATGGGCGGCCTGCCCCTGACGTCGGTGATTGTGCGCAGCTCGGTGAGCATCAACGCCGGGGGGCGCACCAAGCTGGCGGCCCTGGTGCACGGCAGCCTGCTGGTGGTGAGCGTGGTGCTGTTTCCGGGCCTGTTGAACCTGATTCCCTGGGCCGCGCTGGCCGCTATTCTGCTCGTGACGGGCTACAAGCTGGCCCGCATCAGCATCTTCCGCCAGCATTTTCAGGCTGGCCTCACCGAGTTTTTGCCCTTCATCGTGACCATTGGGGCCATCCTGATGACCGACCTGCTCATTGGTATCGGCGTGGGCGCGGCGGTGGGCTTGTTCTTTGTGCTGCGCGAAACGTATAAGAATGCCCACTTCTTCCAGAGCTACACGGTGCAGGGCGAGGAGCATCTGCGCATCAGCCTGGGCGAGCATGTCTCGTTCCTGAACAAGGCCAGCATCATGACCGTGCTCAAGGACATTCCAGTGAATACCACCGTGGAAATCGATGGCACCAACTCGGCTTACATCGACCGGGACGTGCTCAGCGCCATCGAAAACTTCCGCGAAACGGCCCGGCAGCGCAACATTCAGCTCATTTTTCTGCGCAAAGGCGAGGACTACGCCCAAAACCTGGCCGGGCAGCCCCACGTGAGCAGCAAGGAAGCCGACTTCGAGGCCTACTACAAGCTCTTTGACAACAACCGCAACTGGGTGGCCGAAAAGCTGCGCCGCAACCCCCGCTTTTTCGAAGCCGCCGCCCAACAGACGCCCAAGTTCCTCTTCATCGGCTGCTCCGACAACCACGTGTCGGTGAGTGAGATGACCGGCACGGCGCCCGGGGAGGTCTTCGTGCACCGCAACGTGGCCAACCTGGTCGTCAGCACCGACTTAAACCTGGCCGCGGTGCTGGATTACGCGGTAAATCAGCTCCAGATTCAGCACATCATCGTGTGCGGGCACTACGGCTGCCGGGGCGTGCAAACGGCCATGCAGAATGAGGACGCCGGCGTGGTAACCAGCTGGCTCAGCACCGTGCGCGAGGTAATGCACCAGCACAACCACGAGCTGGGCGCCCTCGAAACCGAGGAGGAGCGCTACCGCCGCCTAGTGGAGCTCAACGTTATTGAGCAGGTGTATAATCTGCAGCAAAGCCCGACGGTACAGAACGCCACCAAGCCCCTGCACCTGCACGGCTGGGTGTACGACATTCATGGCGGCGTTATCCGCGACCTGGAAGTCGACGTGCGCCGCGACTTTGCCGAGTACGACACCATTTTCCGCTACCAAGTGGCCCCCGACGGGCTGCGCCGCCTGGCCGGCAACCTGCACCAGGCTCCGTCTATCTACTCGGTCAGCACCGGCGCGGGGCCCATCATTGCCATTCCCCCCTTCGACGCCGACGCGGCCCTGGGCGTGCCGTAG
- a CDS encoding SpoIIAA family protein, whose product MLLPTSVSSIYFHNALCTISYDSQGYILLVWANVACQEQELQAIYEHTLQALKHHRTGKLLTDHRLRQPLPLSAQHWIAQQWIPRAMQEAGYSHCAIVENQTPLGRLAARAVGDALTQPLDFRYFNTLEAASAWLSKA is encoded by the coding sequence ATGTTATTGCCCACTTCCGTTTCGTCCATTTATTTTCACAATGCCCTGTGCACCATTTCCTACGACAGCCAGGGCTACATTCTGCTGGTGTGGGCCAATGTGGCCTGCCAGGAGCAGGAACTGCAGGCCATCTATGAGCACACGCTGCAGGCCCTCAAGCACCACCGCACCGGCAAGCTGCTCACCGACCACCGCCTGCGCCAGCCTCTGCCGCTTTCGGCCCAGCACTGGATAGCCCAGCAGTGGATTCCGCGGGCCATGCAGGAAGCAGGGTACAGCCACTGCGCCATCGTAGAAAACCAGACGCCGCTGGGCCGACTGGCCGCCCGGGCCGTGGGCGACGCGCTGACTCAGCCCCTGGATTTTCGCTATTTCAATACCCTGGAAGCAGCCAGTGCCTGGCTGAGCAAAGCCTGA
- a CDS encoding response regulator transcription factor: MNILLVEDDLLAAAGLKHSLEQQGLAVAVALSAPSAQQMLTTASYTAVLLKADLPNQSGFGLCRFIRQHHDKLSVLMFTANPSTDYKLQGFEAGTDDYLVRPFEFGELLARLRALHRRYPAAGPAENVLKVADLELYGRSRIVKRGDKRIDLTGRELALLEYFMHNQGRAVTRQEIVQQVWDLAFDTGTNVVDVYVNYLRKKVDKNFTPKLIHTLNGIGYILEDRAA; encoded by the coding sequence ATGAATATTTTGCTGGTCGAAGACGACTTACTGGCCGCCGCTGGACTCAAGCACAGCCTGGAGCAGCAGGGCTTAGCGGTGGCCGTGGCCCTCAGCGCCCCTTCGGCCCAACAGATGCTGACCACGGCTTCTTACACGGCGGTGCTGCTCAAGGCCGACCTGCCCAACCAGAGCGGCTTTGGGCTCTGCCGCTTTATTCGCCAGCACCACGATAAGCTGTCGGTACTGATGTTTACGGCCAACCCGTCGACCGACTATAAGCTGCAGGGCTTCGAGGCGGGCACCGACGACTACCTGGTCCGGCCCTTCGAGTTTGGGGAGCTGCTGGCCCGGCTGCGGGCCCTGCACCGCCGCTACCCGGCCGCGGGCCCGGCGGAAAACGTGCTGAAAGTGGCCGACCTGGAGCTCTACGGTCGCAGCCGCATCGTGAAGCGCGGCGACAAGCGCATTGACCTCACGGGTCGGGAGCTGGCCCTGCTGGAGTACTTTATGCACAACCAGGGCCGGGCCGTAACCCGCCAGGAAATCGTGCAGCAGGTCTGGGATTTGGCCTTCGACACCGGTACCAACGTGGTGGACGTGTACGTGAACTACCTGCGCAAAAAGGTGGACAAGAACTTCACCCCCAAGTTGATTCACACCCTCAACGGCATCGGCTACATTCTCGAAGACCGCGCCGCCTGA